The proteins below are encoded in one region of Desulfatirhabdium butyrativorans DSM 18734:
- the dsrP gene encoding sulfate reduction electron transfer complex DsrMKJOP subunit DsrP: protein MLELAIQGSKKYFGWIIALLVVIGIAFGIYRFQLAFGLGITGMSRDVSWGFYIAQFTFLVGVAAGGVMVVTPYYLHNYKAFGKITILGEFLAISAITMCLLFITVDLGQPMRMLNVLLYPTPNSVLFWDMIVLNGYLFLNIVIGWNVLEAERNDTHYPGWVKPLIYISIPWAVGIHTVTAYLYCGLPGRGFWLTAILAPRFLASAFAAGPALLILLCLFIRKVTKFDPGTEQIQSLAKIVAYAICLNVFFFLCEVFVVFYSQIPEHMDHLKYLFVGLHGHGNLVGWMWTSMALMLVGIILMVNPFTRKNEPSLIVGCVVIFAGTWIDKGLGMISGGFVPSPLHHVTEYAPTMPEIGITLGVYAAGFLVLTLLFKMAIGVKEEVRA, encoded by the coding sequence ATGCTGGAACTCGCAATTCAAGGCAGCAAGAAATATTTCGGATGGATCATCGCCCTGCTGGTGGTTATCGGTATCGCATTCGGCATTTACCGGTTTCAGCTCGCTTTCGGATTGGGCATCACCGGCATGAGCCGGGACGTTTCCTGGGGATTCTACATCGCTCAGTTCACCTTCCTGGTCGGTGTGGCGGCAGGAGGTGTCATGGTGGTGACCCCATACTACCTGCACAACTACAAGGCTTTTGGAAAGATCACCATTCTGGGTGAATTCCTCGCCATCTCCGCCATCACCATGTGCCTGCTCTTCATCACGGTCGATCTGGGGCAGCCGATGCGGATGCTGAACGTGCTGCTGTATCCCACGCCCAATTCGGTGCTGTTCTGGGATATGATCGTATTGAACGGATACCTCTTCCTGAATATCGTCATCGGCTGGAACGTGCTGGAAGCCGAACGAAACGACACCCATTACCCCGGATGGGTCAAGCCCCTGATCTACATTTCGATCCCGTGGGCCGTCGGGATTCATACCGTCACCGCCTATCTGTACTGCGGTCTTCCGGGAAGAGGATTCTGGCTGACGGCGATCCTGGCCCCCCGGTTTCTGGCATCGGCTTTTGCAGCGGGGCCTGCCCTGCTGATCCTGCTTTGCCTGTTCATCCGGAAGGTCACGAAGTTCGATCCGGGAACCGAGCAGATTCAATCCTTGGCAAAGATCGTTGCCTATGCCATCTGTCTGAACGTCTTCTTTTTCCTCTGTGAAGTCTTTGTGGTGTTCTACAGCCAGATCCCCGAGCACATGGATCATCTGAAATACCTCTTTGTCGGTTTGCACGGGCATGGGAACCTGGTCGGCTGGATGTGGACATCCATGGCCCTGATGCTTGTGGGGATCATCCTTATGGTGAATCCTTTCACCCGGAAGAATGAACCCAGCCTGATCGTCGGATGTGTCGTGATCTTCGCCGGTACCTGGATCGACAAGGGCCTTGGCATGATCTCCGGCGGCTTTGTTCCTTCTCCGCTCCATCATGTCACCGAATACGCGCCGACGATGCCGGAAATCGGCATCACCCTCGGTGTGTATGCGGCAGGTTTTCTGGTCCTGACCCTGCTGTTCAAGATGGCGATCGGTGTAAAGGAAGAAGTTCGGGCCTAA
- the dsrJ gene encoding sulfate reduction electron transfer complex DsrMKJOP subunit DsrJ, with product MNDRKYIMTGLVIFLAIVTFPFWYNLGKASPGPEVKLSDKAKAAKQCVMPTEYMRAEHMQLLDLWRHSVVRNAERIYVNPSGKEFTMSLSNTCLDCHNNKADFCDKCHAYASVTPYCWDCHVDPKEVK from the coding sequence ATGAACGATCGAAAATACATCATGACCGGGTTGGTGATTTTTCTGGCCATTGTGACATTTCCGTTCTGGTACAATCTGGGCAAGGCCTCGCCAGGTCCCGAAGTCAAATTGAGCGACAAGGCCAAAGCCGCCAAGCAGTGTGTGATGCCCACGGAATACATGCGGGCCGAGCACATGCAACTGCTCGATCTGTGGCGGCATTCCGTCGTGCGAAACGCCGAAAGAATCTATGTGAACCCGAGCGGCAAGGAATTTACGATGAGTCTTTCCAACACCTGTCTCGATTGCCACAACAACAAGGCCGATTTTTGTGACAAATGTCACGCCTACGCTTCGGTGACGCCCTACTGCTGGGATTGTCATGTCGATCCGAAGGAGGTGAAATGA
- the dsrO gene encoding sulfate reduction electron transfer complex DsrMKJOP subunit DsrO, with protein sequence MMETSRRTFLQMAGIAAVGLSAKPVLDAFAAEHGGAEALPSVKPGPDGLKAKQWAMVIDTRKIKSSKDLEPMIEACHKMHNVPHFADKHHEIKWIWEEEYKHAFPTDVAKFMDERLERIPFLVLCNHCENPPCVRACPTQATFKRPSDGIVMMDFHRCIGCRFCMAACPYGARSFNFQDPRPFIKESNREFPTRMKGVVEKCNFCAERIAVGKQPVCVEVSKGILTFGDLYDPNSAVRALLKENFTIRRKQNLGTEPSVYYIV encoded by the coding sequence ATGATGGAAACCAGCAGGAGAACCTTTCTTCAGATGGCGGGCATTGCGGCTGTCGGGTTGAGCGCGAAGCCCGTATTGGATGCATTTGCCGCAGAGCACGGCGGGGCAGAGGCCCTTCCATCCGTCAAGCCGGGCCCGGACGGCCTCAAGGCCAAACAGTGGGCCATGGTCATCGACACCCGGAAGATCAAGTCATCCAAAGATCTGGAGCCGATGATCGAAGCGTGCCACAAGATGCACAATGTGCCGCATTTTGCTGATAAACACCATGAAATCAAATGGATCTGGGAAGAGGAATACAAGCATGCCTTCCCGACCGATGTGGCCAAATTCATGGACGAGCGGCTCGAGCGTATCCCGTTTCTGGTTTTGTGCAACCACTGTGAAAACCCGCCATGTGTACGGGCATGCCCGACGCAGGCCACCTTCAAAAGACCCAGCGATGGCATCGTGATGATGGATTTCCATCGGTGTATCGGATGCCGTTTCTGTATGGCTGCATGCCCCTATGGCGCCAGAAGCTTCAATTTTCAGGATCCCAGACCCTTCATCAAGGAATCGAACCGGGAATTTCCGACCCGGATGAAAGGTGTCGTGGAAAAATGCAATTTCTGTGCGGAGCGGATAGCGGTCGGCAAGCAGCCCGTCTGTGTCGAAGTTTCAAAAGGCATTCTGACATTCGGTGACCTGTATGACCCGAATTCTGCGGTCAGGGCCCTGCTGAAAGAGAATTTCACCATTCGTCGAAAACAGAATCTCGGTACCGAGCCTTCTGTCTACTACATCGTGTGA
- a CDS encoding RsbRD N-terminal domain-containing protein, with amino-acid sequence MHLSDLLEKHQKAIIHQWFDLLADSYPPDTAKFIKAQKDPFHNPMGDAARNGLEALFSGLIQGIDPETACSFLDPIIRIRAIQQFSPAQAVVFILELKTIIRELLNKELSDVSLHQELAQIDRRVDDLCLLAFNIYVKCRETVYQLQTEEVRNRTFKVLHRAGFLKEIDDPAETIQANIPHAPAGPA; translated from the coding sequence ATGCACCTGTCCGATCTTCTGGAAAAACATCAAAAAGCGATCATCCATCAATGGTTCGACCTTCTTGCAGATTCCTATCCGCCAGACACCGCCAAATTCATCAAAGCCCAGAAGGACCCGTTCCACAACCCCATGGGGGATGCCGCCCGAAACGGGCTTGAAGCCCTTTTCAGCGGTTTGATCCAGGGAATCGATCCGGAAACGGCCTGTTCCTTTCTGGACCCCATCATTCGCATTCGCGCCATCCAGCAGTTTTCTCCGGCTCAGGCCGTGGTGTTTATCCTGGAGCTCAAAACGATCATCCGCGAACTTCTGAATAAGGAACTCAGCGATGTTTCGCTGCACCAGGAACTTGCCCAGATCGATCGCCGGGTGGACGATCTATGTCTTCTCGCGTTCAATATATATGTGAAGTGCCGGGAAACCGTTTATCAATTGCAGACGGAAGAAGTGCGGAATCGCACCTTCAAGGTGCTCCATCGAGCCGGTTTCTTGAAAGAAATCGACGATCCTGCTGAAACGATTCAGGCGAACATTCCGCATGCACCAGCAGGTCCGGCCTGA
- a CDS encoding TRAP transporter small permease, with translation METLFKCVDWISDKFKILGGICLTGMMAMTCIDVIGRFFNRPIFGAIEIVGFLATLTTAFALPYTHRMDAHIGVELFVQILPEKPRQILSFLTTLTSFVLFAFVAWRMVLYADTIRESGEVSMTMKLPEYYIIYLVACCFIVFCFILFCDTLKLISSLVKPSTANTAMR, from the coding sequence ATGGAAACGCTTTTCAAATGCGTCGACTGGATTTCCGACAAATTCAAAATCCTCGGCGGAATTTGCCTCACCGGGATGATGGCAATGACCTGCATCGATGTCATCGGCCGGTTTTTCAACCGGCCCATTTTCGGTGCCATTGAAATTGTCGGGTTTCTGGCCACGTTGACCACCGCTTTTGCCCTTCCTTACACCCATCGCATGGATGCCCACATCGGTGTGGAGCTGTTTGTCCAGATTCTTCCGGAAAAACCCAGACAAATCCTGTCCTTTCTCACGACACTGACCTCTTTTGTCCTGTTCGCTTTTGTCGCCTGGCGGATGGTGCTGTATGCAGACACCATCCGGGAAAGCGGAGAGGTTTCGATGACCATGAAGCTTCCGGAATACTACATCATTTACCTGGTGGCCTGTTGCTTCATCGTGTTCTGTTTCATCCTCTTCTGCGACACGCTCAAACTCATCAGCAGCCTGGTGAAGCCATCAACAGCAAACACGGCAATGCGATAG
- a CDS encoding SHOCT domain-containing protein codes for MAKMLQWIGGILALLGFGNLIYTPWIASGENSLLNGLLFNGMLFVVPGSIVYGIGVAMAIRARKNQPDPVLLKAVGNGKPVDQRLEELASLRQKGMITPEEFEQYRKEILNAL; via the coding sequence ATGGCCAAAATGCTTCAATGGATTGGCGGAATTTTGGCGCTCCTGGGTTTTGGAAACCTCATTTATACGCCCTGGATCGCAAGCGGGGAGAATTCACTTCTCAATGGACTCCTGTTCAACGGGATGCTGTTCGTGGTGCCGGGATCGATCGTCTATGGCATCGGGGTTGCGATGGCCATCAGAGCCCGGAAGAATCAACCGGATCCTGTTCTGTTGAAGGCGGTCGGAAACGGGAAACCCGTCGACCAGCGTCTTGAGGAACTGGCATCCCTGAGGCAAAAAGGCATGATCACCCCGGAGGAATTTGAGCAATATCGAAAAGAAATCCTCAATGCGCTCTGA
- the dsrM gene encoding sulfate reduction electron transfer complex DsrMKJOP subunit DsrM, which produces MNVNYMYSLLAVVVLFLVSYLGVKVGLAPVFGIVIPYLAVIIFLVGVVRKVMGWAKSAVPFRIPSTCGQQQSLPWIRPNKIDNPFTPGAVVIRMILEVVCFRSLFRNTRNAIREGKLVQEWEIWLWVFALAFHYAFLTVVVRHMRLFTDPIPACIQMVENLDSFFRFEILTNNFQFGLPAVYISGFVLLAAVTFLFLRRVLSPPVRYISLAADYFPLFLIFGIAFSGILMRYFTKVNIRNVKELTMGLVTFHPTIPEGIGAVFYVHLFFVCILLAYFPFSKLMHMAGVFLSPTRNLPGNSRAVRHVNPWNYPVEVHTYEEYEEEFREKMIEAGLPVEKE; this is translated from the coding sequence ATGAATGTCAATTACATGTACTCCCTGCTTGCCGTTGTGGTGTTGTTTCTGGTGTCCTATCTGGGGGTGAAGGTGGGGCTGGCGCCCGTATTCGGGATCGTCATACCCTATCTTGCCGTGATCATCTTTCTGGTCGGGGTGGTCCGGAAGGTGATGGGCTGGGCGAAGTCGGCTGTTCCATTCCGGATTCCGTCGACTTGCGGGCAGCAGCAATCCCTGCCCTGGATTCGCCCCAACAAAATCGATAATCCCTTCACGCCGGGCGCGGTGGTCATCCGGATGATCCTGGAAGTCGTCTGCTTCCGGTCCCTGTTCCGCAATACCCGCAACGCGATCCGGGAAGGGAAGCTCGTCCAGGAATGGGAAATCTGGCTCTGGGTTTTTGCGCTGGCCTTCCATTACGCCTTCCTGACGGTCGTTGTCCGGCACATGCGCCTGTTTACGGATCCGATTCCCGCCTGCATTCAGATGGTCGAAAATCTCGATTCCTTCTTCCGCTTTGAAATCCTGACCAACAATTTCCAGTTCGGACTACCGGCGGTTTACATTTCCGGTTTCGTTCTTCTGGCTGCGGTCACCTTCCTTTTCCTGCGACGCGTGCTCTCTCCGCCTGTTCGATACATCTCCCTGGCCGCCGATTACTTCCCGCTGTTCCTGATTTTCGGTATCGCCTTCAGCGGCATTCTGATGCGGTATTTCACCAAGGTGAACATTCGCAATGTCAAGGAGCTGACGATGGGCCTGGTCACGTTTCATCCGACCATTCCCGAAGGCATCGGCGCCGTCTTTTATGTACACCTGTTTTTCGTCTGCATCCTGCTGGCCTATTTTCCCTTCAGCAAGCTCATGCACATGGCCGGCGTTTTCCTGAGCCCGACCCGGAACCTGCCGGGAAACAGCCGCGCCGTGCGGCATGTCAATCCATGGAATTATCCTGTCGAAGTGCATACATACGAAGAATATGAGGAAGAATTCAGGGAAAAAATGATAGAGGCTGGGCTTCCAGTGGAAAAGGAGTGA
- a CDS encoding TRAP transporter large permease, translating to MNPGTIGVLGILIMLVLFMTRMPVAYVMTLVGLVGFSVMKSWNGGLNLLSRSFYEAFSSYGLTTIPLFILMGQFAFNSGIGKRLYETAYRFFGSIRGGLAMATIVACTAFGAVCGSSPATAATLATVGLPEMRRYGYDDELSTGTVASGGGLGMIMPPSVVMIVYGILTEQSIGALFVSGIIPAIVMTILYMGCIAIRCRFAPEQGPPGEHFTWKEKIASLKNIADTALCFIVVMGGLFLGVFTPTEAAGIGAFAVLAVSVIRRQLSWQGFVKSLYETLRTSCMVIFLIAGALVFGKFLAITRIPFNTATWVGGLNMPPFMIVAAIAMVYIIGGCIMDALALIMLTIPVFYPIIINIGYDPIWYGVIIVLLTQIGVLTPPVGINVYVVYGVAQGVIGKVPLEKIFKGVIPFLIATIVGIVIMTIFPQIILVLPRLMY from the coding sequence ATGAATCCTGGAACGATTGGTGTTCTTGGCATCCTCATCATGCTCGTTCTTTTCATGACCCGCATGCCGGTTGCCTATGTCATGACCCTTGTCGGACTGGTTGGCTTTTCGGTCATGAAATCCTGGAACGGCGGACTGAACCTGCTTTCCCGGAGCTTTTACGAAGCTTTTTCCTCATACGGCCTGACCACCATCCCCCTGTTCATTCTGATGGGGCAATTCGCCTTCAACAGCGGGATCGGCAAACGCCTCTATGAAACGGCGTATCGCTTCTTCGGATCGATCCGGGGAGGGCTTGCCATGGCGACCATCGTGGCCTGCACCGCCTTCGGCGCGGTATGCGGATCCAGCCCGGCAACGGCCGCGACCCTCGCCACAGTGGGCCTTCCGGAGATGCGGCGCTACGGGTATGACGATGAGCTCTCCACCGGCACCGTCGCCTCGGGAGGCGGACTCGGGATGATCATGCCGCCCAGCGTGGTCATGATCGTTTACGGCATCCTGACGGAACAGTCGATTGGCGCCCTTTTCGTCTCCGGCATCATTCCCGCCATCGTCATGACCATCCTGTACATGGGATGCATCGCCATCCGGTGCCGCTTCGCCCCCGAGCAGGGCCCTCCCGGCGAGCACTTCACCTGGAAGGAAAAGATTGCCTCGTTGAAGAACATCGCGGACACGGCCCTCTGTTTCATTGTCGTGATGGGCGGGCTCTTCCTGGGCGTCTTCACGCCTACCGAGGCGGCAGGCATAGGGGCATTTGCCGTACTGGCCGTTTCCGTCATCCGCAGGCAATTGAGCTGGCAGGGTTTTGTGAAATCGCTCTATGAAACCCTGCGAACGTCCTGCATGGTCATTTTCCTGATTGCCGGCGCACTGGTCTTCGGAAAATTTCTCGCCATCACCCGGATCCCCTTCAATACCGCCACATGGGTCGGCGGTCTCAACATGCCTCCGTTCATGATCGTGGCAGCCATTGCCATGGTCTATATCATCGGCGGATGCATCATGGATGCGCTGGCACTGATCATGCTGACCATTCCCGTGTTCTATCCCATTATCATCAACATCGGCTACGATCCCATCTGGTATGGCGTCATCATCGTCCTGCTCACCCAGATCGGTGTGCTCACGCCTCCTGTCGGCATCAACGTCTATGTGGTGTACGGCGTGGCCCAGGGTGTCATCGGCAAGGTGCCACTGGAGAAAATCTTCAAAGGCGTTATCCCGTTTCTCATCGCGACGATTGTCGGTATCGTGATCATGACGATCTTTCCGCAGATCATTCTGGTCCTGCCCAGATTGATGTATTGA
- a CDS encoding ABC transporter ATP-binding protein/permease — MADDKDHFLRQIWRLAGPYWGCERRWKVRGASLFLVLLTMSQVGLSVWTNYWNRALFDALEQHSVHGLLIQVGVFAIIFGLSIVITAAHLYIKRWLMIDWRAWLTEHLVSNWMENGRFHKLTHSAGNHDNPDQRIAEDIRIATEIAVTLMHTLIYSLLSMGLFINILWTVSGAVDVPGTGIRMPGYMVPLAFLYAALGSGFGWMVGRPLVSATNALQAAEATFRFGLSRIRENTETIALMGGEPLERAHSATRFMQVIREYKRQSLAYMGLVSFGTGYGVLLPVFPLLVAAPQYIRGIMSLGVLMQAAQAFQQLTSALSWPVDNIGDMARCRASAERVLSLNEALNKLDGCAGGTEGVCIELERSQHSRILIEELCIAEPSGRILIEHFSADIRRGESVLITGDPEVTGYLFKVLAGIWSWGSGRVKLPPADEMLFITQCHILDEKTLREVLSYPHPVDTFETASIRHALECAGLAWVASRIDERGNWDQVLPQRSQQRLCFARAIVQRPAWICMKEVLDVFNPKGARLILEMLRRELPNSTLLNISFQSGLRNLHNRTIALSRTRSAKTLESGGTQQGISGTIQ; from the coding sequence ATGGCAGACGACAAGGACCACTTTCTCAGGCAGATCTGGCGTCTTGCCGGGCCTTACTGGGGCTGTGAACGCCGTTGGAAGGTCCGGGGAGCCTCCCTCTTCCTGGTCTTGCTGACAATGTCCCAGGTGGGGCTCTCGGTATGGACCAATTACTGGAACCGCGCGCTCTTCGATGCGCTCGAACAGCATTCGGTTCATGGCCTTCTGATCCAGGTAGGTGTTTTTGCCATCATTTTCGGCCTTTCGATCGTCATCACGGCAGCGCATTTGTATATCAAACGATGGCTGATGATCGATTGGCGTGCCTGGCTCACCGAGCACCTGGTCAGCAACTGGATGGAAAACGGCCGGTTTCATAAGCTCACCCACAGCGCAGGCAACCACGACAATCCGGATCAACGCATTGCAGAAGATATCCGTATCGCAACGGAGATTGCCGTTACGCTGATGCACACCCTGATTTATTCCCTGCTGAGCATGGGGCTTTTCATCAATATTCTGTGGACGGTGTCCGGAGCGGTGGATGTTCCCGGTACGGGCATCCGTATGCCCGGATATATGGTGCCTCTGGCTTTTCTGTATGCCGCATTGGGAAGTGGATTCGGCTGGATGGTGGGACGGCCGCTGGTCTCGGCAACCAATGCCTTGCAGGCCGCAGAGGCGACCTTCCGGTTCGGCCTGTCGCGAATACGGGAAAATACGGAAACGATCGCGCTCATGGGAGGGGAACCGCTTGAGCGCGCCCATTCGGCCACCCGATTCATGCAAGTGATCCGGGAATACAAGCGGCAGTCGCTGGCCTACATGGGGCTGGTATCGTTTGGGACCGGATATGGGGTGCTTTTGCCGGTTTTTCCGCTTCTGGTGGCCGCGCCGCAGTATATCCGGGGGATCATGTCTCTTGGCGTGCTGATGCAGGCTGCCCAGGCATTTCAGCAACTGACCTCCGCGCTGTCCTGGCCGGTAGACAACATTGGTGATATGGCACGCTGCCGGGCATCGGCTGAACGCGTACTCTCGCTCAATGAGGCGCTGAACAAGCTGGATGGATGTGCCGGCGGGACTGAGGGGGTATGTATCGAGCTGGAACGGTCACAGCACTCCCGGATTCTCATCGAAGAGCTCTGTATCGCGGAACCTTCGGGCCGGATTCTGATCGAGCATTTCAGCGCGGATATCCGCCGGGGAGAAAGCGTGCTGATTACGGGAGATCCGGAAGTGACTGGATACCTGTTCAAGGTGCTTGCCGGAATCTGGTCCTGGGGAAGTGGCAGGGTCAAGCTCCCGCCGGCGGATGAGATGCTTTTCATCACCCAGTGCCACATTCTGGATGAAAAAACCCTGCGTGAAGTGCTCTCCTATCCCCATCCGGTGGATACCTTTGAAACGGCATCCATCCGGCATGCACTGGAATGTGCAGGGCTGGCCTGGGTGGCATCCCGCATCGATGAGCGGGGCAACTGGGATCAGGTGCTACCCCAGCGTTCCCAGCAGCGGCTTTGTTTTGCCAGGGCAATTGTTCAGCGCCCGGCATGGATTTGCATGAAAGAGGTGCTGGACGTTTTCAACCCCAAGGGCGCCCGGCTCATTCTCGAAATGCTCAGGCGGGAGCTTCCCAATTCGACGCTGCTGAACATCAGTTTTCAATCGGGTTTGCGCAACCTGCATAACCGGACCATTGCCCTGAGCCGGACTCGGTCAGCCAAAACCCTCGAATCCGGAGGAACACAGCAGGGGATTTCGGGCACGATTCAATGA
- the dsrK gene encoding sulfate reduction electron transfer complex DsrMKJOP subunit DsrK, with amino-acid sequence MSDLPKPTELISRIDRTTPRTGWMDTPVNIRKGMYCYAANPKSVEYVGLPYPHAWNPIEDDWHLPENWKEIIHEGLKVRLERFRSLKVFMDICVRCGACADKCHFFIGTGDPKNMPVLRAELLRSVYRNDFTTAGKILKRLAGARPMTLDVLKEWWYYFFQCTQCRRCSVFCPYGIDTAEITLLARELLNLLGLNIDWIATPVANCYRTGNHLGIQPHAFKDMLEFFVDDIEEITGVRMEPNFNKKGADILFITPSGDVFADPGTYTCMGYLILFHFLKEKYGLDVTWSTYASEGGNFGNFTSHEMMKRLNAKMYAEAKRLGVKWILGGECGHMWRVINQYMGTMNGPADFLEEPVSPITGTRFENARSTKMVHISEFTADLIKHGKLDLDISRNDNLVVTFHDSCNPSRGMGLLEEPRYVIQNVVRHFHEMPANTIREQTFCCGSGAGLNAGEDMELRLCGGLPRAMAVKHVHQKYGVNMLATICAIDRAALPTLMEYYVPEVRVTGVTEMVANALILPGEGERTTNLRSEPLPGMEEEE; translated from the coding sequence ATGTCTGATCTTCCCAAACCAACAGAACTGATTTCGCGAATCGATCGTACGACGCCCCGCACCGGATGGATGGATACGCCGGTCAACATCCGCAAGGGGATGTACTGCTATGCCGCAAACCCCAAAAGCGTGGAGTATGTCGGGCTTCCCTATCCGCACGCATGGAATCCCATCGAGGACGACTGGCACCTTCCCGAAAACTGGAAGGAAATCATCCATGAAGGCCTGAAGGTCCGTCTCGAACGGTTTCGCTCGCTCAAGGTCTTCATGGACATCTGCGTTCGATGCGGGGCATGTGCCGACAAATGCCATTTCTTCATCGGTACCGGCGATCCGAAGAACATGCCGGTGCTGCGGGCCGAGCTGCTGCGCTCCGTTTATCGAAACGATTTTACGACGGCAGGGAAAATCCTCAAACGGCTTGCCGGTGCCAGACCCATGACGCTGGATGTGCTCAAGGAATGGTGGTATTACTTTTTCCAGTGCACCCAATGCCGCAGGTGCTCCGTGTTCTGCCCCTATGGGATCGATACGGCGGAAATTACGCTTCTGGCAAGGGAGTTGCTGAACCTTCTCGGGCTCAACATCGACTGGATCGCCACCCCGGTTGCCAACTGCTACCGGACGGGAAACCACCTCGGGATTCAGCCCCACGCCTTCAAGGACATGCTCGAATTCTTCGTCGATGATATCGAGGAGATCACCGGGGTCCGGATGGAGCCGAATTTCAACAAGAAAGGCGCGGATATCCTCTTCATCACGCCATCCGGGGACGTGTTTGCCGATCCGGGAACATATACGTGCATGGGCTATCTGATCCTGTTTCATTTCCTCAAGGAAAAATACGGGCTCGATGTCACCTGGAGCACATACGCATCGGAGGGCGGCAATTTCGGGAACTTCACTTCCCATGAAATGATGAAACGGCTCAACGCCAAAATGTATGCCGAGGCCAAGCGGCTTGGGGTCAAATGGATTCTGGGCGGAGAGTGCGGCCACATGTGGCGGGTGATCAACCAGTATATGGGTACGATGAACGGGCCCGCCGATTTTCTGGAGGAACCTGTCAGCCCGATTACCGGAACCCGGTTCGAAAATGCCCGATCCACCAAGATGGTGCACATTTCCGAGTTTACCGCCGATCTGATCAAACACGGCAAACTCGATCTCGACATCAGCCGCAACGACAATCTCGTGGTGACGTTCCATGATTCCTGCAATCCCTCCAGGGGGATGGGACTTCTGGAAGAGCCGCGGTACGTGATTCAGAATGTGGTCCGGCATTTCCATGAAATGCCGGCCAATACCATCCGGGAACAGACCTTCTGCTGCGGGAGCGGCGCTGGCCTGAATGCAGGCGAAGACATGGAGCTGCGGCTCTGCGGCGGATTACCACGGGCGATGGCGGTCAAGCATGTTCACCAGAAATACGGGGTCAACATGCTCGCAACCATCTGCGCCATCGATCGGGCCGCCCTGCCTACGCTGATGGAATATTACGTGCCGGAAGTCCGCGTGACCGGAGTTACCGAAATGGTGGCCAATGCACTGATCTTGCCGGGAGAAGGGGAGCGAACCACCAATTTGCGCAGTGAACCGCTGCCGGGCATGGAGGAGGAAGAATGA
- a CDS encoding TRAP transporter substrate-binding protein — MMQKKWTGLIVLAWFCILIGYANTASAEPVKLTYSCFFPPSHIQSILAEQWCREVEKRTNGAVKIDYFPGQTLTKANQCYDGVVEGMSDIGFSVLAYTPGRFPVMLAVDLPMGYTSGVEATKVINDVYNHFKPKELNDTQVMYLHAHGPGLVFTKSKPVYKMEDMSGLKFRSHGTSAEVVKALGGTPVAKPMPETYELLQKGVVDGAVYPLESNKGWKLGEVVKYCTANFSSAYTTSFFVVMNKDKWKSLPPNVQKIIQEVNAEWIPKHGDAWDNSDMIGLKYLLDQGGLIIGQDSKEAARWKAAVTPILDSYAKELSAKGINGKEVVDFIATTLKKYQ, encoded by the coding sequence ATGATGCAGAAGAAATGGACAGGGCTCATCGTACTGGCATGGTTTTGCATACTGATCGGTTATGCGAACACGGCGTCTGCCGAACCGGTAAAACTCACCTACAGTTGTTTCTTTCCCCCATCCCATATACAGAGCATTCTTGCGGAACAATGGTGCCGTGAAGTCGAAAAACGGACCAATGGCGCCGTCAAAATCGATTATTTCCCCGGCCAGACGCTCACCAAGGCCAATCAGTGCTATGACGGTGTTGTTGAAGGCATGTCCGACATCGGCTTTTCGGTGCTGGCTTACACTCCGGGCCGATTTCCCGTCATGCTCGCCGTCGATCTGCCGATGGGCTATACCAGCGGCGTTGAAGCCACCAAGGTCATCAATGATGTGTACAACCACTTCAAACCCAAGGAACTGAACGACACCCAGGTCATGTACCTGCATGCGCACGGCCCGGGGCTCGTGTTCACCAAGAGCAAGCCCGTCTATAAAATGGAAGACATGTCCGGCCTGAAATTCCGCAGCCACGGCACCAGTGCGGAAGTGGTCAAGGCATTGGGCGGCACTCCGGTTGCCAAACCCATGCCGGAAACCTATGAATTGCTCCAGAAAGGTGTCGTGGACGGAGCCGTCTATCCGCTGGAATCCAACAAGGGATGGAAGCTCGGTGAAGTCGTCAAATACTGCACGGCCAATTTTTCCTCCGCCTACACGACCTCGTTTTTTGTCGTCATGAACAAGGACAAATGGAAAAGCCTTCCCCCGAATGTTCAGAAAATCATCCAGGAGGTCAATGCCGAATGGATCCCGAAGCATGGCGATGCATGGGACAACAGTGACATGATCGGCCTGAAATATCTGCTCGATCAGGGCGGGCTCATCATTGGGCAGGACAGCAAGGAAGCCGCACGCTGGAAGGCGGCAGTTACCCCCATCCTCGATTCATATGCAAAAGAACTGAGCGCAAAAGGCATCAATGGCAAGGAAGTGGTGGATTTCATCGCCACGACCCTGAAAAAATACCAATGA